The proteins below are encoded in one region of Myxococcales bacterium:
- a CDS encoding sigma-70 family RNA polymerase sigma factor → MQSETRPTFTFTGWVSDLARKQTRALMSIARTEGVTAHDALDAVQEAFETFLRLPQARALVGSGDESRALMAVIVRNAARNMRRRHHHARPHVSLEDERELTHPLAGVDELMAQAEQHVQLQGCVNRLAEIQQHVVRMRMLEEASGTEVASQLDLQPGHVAVLLHRAKRSCSAA, encoded by the coding sequence ATGCAGAGCGAGACGCGACCAACGTTCACGTTCACGGGCTGGGTCTCTGACCTGGCCCGTAAACAGACACGCGCGCTCATGAGCATTGCCCGAACGGAGGGTGTCACCGCCCACGATGCGCTCGACGCCGTTCAAGAGGCCTTCGAGACGTTCCTGCGTCTCCCCCAGGCGCGCGCGCTCGTGGGCTCGGGTGACGAAAGCCGCGCATTGATGGCGGTCATCGTCCGAAACGCCGCACGCAACATGCGCCGCCGACACCATCATGCGCGACCTCACGTCTCTCTCGAGGACGAGCGAGAGTTGACCCACCCCCTGGCCGGCGTCGACGAGCTGATGGCCCAGGCCGAGCAGCATGTGCAGCTCCAGGGCTGTGTGAACCGCCTGGCTGAGATCCAACAGCACGTCGTGCGGATGCGGATGCTGGAAGAGGCCTCGGGAACAGAGGTCGCGTCGCAACTTGACCTGCAACCAGGCCACGTCGCCGTCCTTCTGCACCGCGCGAAGAGGAGCTGCTCCGCTGCATGA